The sequence TGCCCGCCTCGTCCAGCTTGTTCAGAGCAGCTTCACCGACGTTCGGGATATCTGCCGTGATCTCTTCCGGGCCGAGCTTGGTGTCGCGCGATACGCACGTCAGCTCCTGGATGTGGATCGTGGTGAAGCGGTCTTCCTGAACCACACGCTCCGAAAGGAGGATGGAGTCTTCGAAGTTGTAGCCGTTCCAAGGCATGAACGCGACACGCATGTTCTGACCCAGCGCCAGTTCACCCATATCGGTGGACGGGCCGTCAGCCATGATGTCGCCCCGCTGGACGATATCGCCCTTGCTCACCAGCGGACGCTGGTTGATGCAGGTGTTCTGGTTGGAACGGGTGTACTTGGTCAGGTTGTAGATATCGACGCCCGCTTCGCCAGGCTCGACTTCCGCATCATGAACACGCACCACCACGCGACTGGCGTCGACCGAGTCGATCACACCACCACGACGCGCCACCACACAGACACCGGAGTCACGGGCGACGTTGCGCTCCATCCCGGTTCCTACCAACGGCTTGTCCGAACGCAGGGTCGGCACGGCCTGACGCTGCATGTTCGAGCCCATGAGGGCGCGGTTGGCATCGTCGTGCTCGAGGAATGGGATCAGCGAAGCCGCGACGGAAACGACCTGTTTCGGCGAGACGTCCATCAGGGTTACGTCTTCAGGGGCCTTGACGGTGAACTCGTTCTGGTGCCGCACGGCAACCAGTTCGTCGACCAGCTTGCGACCGTCCAGCTTGGCACTGGCCTGGGCGATGACATGATCGGCTTCTTCGATGGCCGACAGGAATACGATCTCGTCGGTGACCTCGCCTTCCTTCACGACACGGTACGGGCTCTCCAGGAAGCCGTACTGGTTGGTCCGGGCGTAGGCGGCCAGCGAGTTGATCAAACCGATGTTCGGGCCTTCCGGCGTCTCGATCGGACATACACGACCGTAGTGGGTCGGGTGTACGTCACGCACTTCGAAGCCTGCGCGCTCACGGGTCAGACCGCCCGGGCCGAGTGCGGAGACGCGGCGCTTGTGGGTGATCTCGGAGAGCGGGTTGTTCTGGTCCATGAACTGCGAAAGCTGGCTGGAACCGAAGAACTCCTTCACCGCCGCCGCGACCGGCTTGGCGTTGATCAGGTCTTGCGGCATCAGGCCTTCGCTTTCGGCCATCGACAGGCGCTCTTTGACCGCCCGCTCGACACGGACCAGACCGACACGGAACTGGTTCTCGGCCATTTCACCGACGCAACGTACGCGGCGGTTGCCCAGGTGATCGATATCGTCGACAACGCCTTTGCCGTTACGAATATCGACCAGGGTCTTCAGCACGGCGACGATGTCTTCGCGGCTGAGCACGCCAGATCCTTCGATCTCGGTACGACCGATACGACGGTTGAACTTCATCCGGCCTACAGCGGACAGGTCGTAACGCTCTGACGCGAAGAACAGGTTGTTGAACAGCGTCTCGGCAGCATCCTTGGTTGGTGGCTCGCCAGGACGCATCATGCGGTAGATCTCGACCAGCGCTTCGAGCTGATTGGTGGTCGAATCGATCTTCAGCGTATCGGAGATGAACGGACCGCAATCGATGTCGTTGGTATACAGCGTCTCGAAACGCACGACCTGAGCCTTGACCAGCTTGGCCAGCACTTCGACGGTCAGTTCGGTATTGCACTCGGCGATGATCTCGCCGGTGGCGGGATGCACGATGGCCTTGGCCGTGGTGCGGCCCAGCACATAGTCCATCGGCATTTCGAGCGCCTTGATGCCGGACTTGTCGAGCTGATTGATATGGCGCGCTGTGATGCGACGGCCTTGCTCGACGATGACCTTGCCGCTCTCGTCCTTGATATCGAACGACGCGATTTCGCCACGCAGGCGCTGCGGCACGAGTTCGAGGCTCAGGGCCTCGCCCTTAACGTGGAACACGTTGGTGTCGTAGAACGCGTCGAGGATTTCCTCGGTGCTGTAATTCAGGGCACGCAGAAGCACCGAGGCCGGCAGCTTGCGGCGACGGTCGATACGTACGAACACAGCGTCCTTGGGATCGAACTCGAAATCGAGCCAGGAACCACGGTACGGAATGATACGAGCGGAGTACAGGAGCTTGCCCGAGCTGTGGGTCTTGCCGCGGTCATGATCGAAGAACACACCTGGCGAGCGGTGCAACTGAGACACGATAACGCGCTCGGTACCGTTGATGATGAAGGTACCGTTCTCGGTCATCAGGGGGATTTCCCCCATGTAGACTTCCTGCTCCTTGATGTCCTTGATCGCCTTGCTCGACGATTCCTTATCGAAAATGATCAGGCGGACTTTTACCCGCAGCGGGACCGCGAAGGTCACGCCACGCAGCACGCATTCCTTGACATCAAAAGCCGGGTCGCCCAGACGATAGCCGACGTACTCCAGCGCTGCATTGCCGGAATAGCTGATTATCGGAAAAACGGATTTGAAGGCTGCATGCAAGCCAATATCGCGGAACTGATCCTTGGTCGCTCCCGCCTGCAGGAATTCGCGATACGAATCCAGCTGGATGGCCAAAAGATACGGCACGTCCATCACGTGCGGTAACTTGCTAAAGTCCTTGCGGATTCGTTTTTTCTCAGTGTATGAGTAAGCCATCAGCGTTCCCCAGCTTGGTCACCTGCTTGTTTGGCCTCTCCCGACGGGAGCAGCCAGAAAATCTTGCGAATCCCATGATTCGCACCGCCCATCGGGGCGGTTTCCCGTTTCAGCCGCCCGATAAACATCAAGCAGCTATAACGGAAAAAGGCCGGTGGCAAAAGCCACCAGCCATCAGCCTTACGCGAGTCGCTTCGGCTGTAGACGCAAGGTCGTGCTTACTTGAGCTCGACTTTGGCGCCAGCCTCTTCCAGAGCCTTCTTGGCTGCTTCGGCTTCGTCCTTCGAAACGCCTTCCTTGACCACGCCCGGGGCGCCGTCAACGACTGCCTTGGCTTCTTTCAGGCCCAGGCCGGTCAGTTCGCGAACTGCCTTGATCACGTTCACTTTCTTCTCGCCAGCTTCAGCCAGAACGACGGTGAACTCGGTCTGCTCTTCGGCAGCGGCAGCAGCCGGGCCAGCAGCAGCAACAGTGGCAGCAGCGGCAGTAACGCCGAACTTCTCTTCCATTGCCTTGATCAGTTCAACAACCTGCATCACGGACATTTCGGAAACGGCGTTGATGATGTCTTCGTTGGTCAGAGCCATGACTCTAGTTCCTGTATATAGGTGACGGCCTGCGGCCATCTAAATCAAAATGAAATTCGAAAGTTGCCTTGCGCGCCTTAGGCCGCAGCGGCTTCCTTCTGGTCGCGAACGGCCGCCAGAGTACGAGCCAGCTTGCTGGTAGCGCCTTGAATCACGCTCATCAGCTGGGAAATAGCTTCGTCATAGGTCGGCAGGGTTGCCAAAGCGTCGATCTGGTTGGCTGCGATGAACTGACCCTCGAACGCAGCAGCCTTGATCTCGAACTTGTCCTGGCCCTTGGCGAACTCCTTGAAAATACGAGCAGCGGCGCCCGGATGTTCGTTGGAGAAAGCGATAAGGGTCGGGCCTTTGAACACGTCGCTGAGCACATCGTACTGAGTGCCTTCAACGGCGCGGCGCAGCAAGGTGTTACGTACGACACGTACGTAGACACCCGCTTCGCGGGCCTCTTTACGGAGTCCGGTCATGGCTCCCACGGTCACGCCACGGGCATCAGCCACGACAGCGGACAGGGCAGCTTTGGCAGCCTCGTTGACTTCAGCGACGATGGCTTTCTTGTCTTCGAGTTTGATTGCCACGGGTTTTTACTCCTGGATGTTACCGGTTCGCCCAGTCGAAACTGGACGGGTTTTGGTGTCTGATTCGGTACGAATCGGGAGCACCTCTGCGTAGGCTGGACAAAGCGAACTTCGAACGGTTTAAGGCTTGCGCCGCCTACGGTCTTGGATAGCCCCCGCCAGGCAGGGACCCCAATCTGTAGCGCCCCGCTGAGCGGAGCGCCAAATACCTTATGCCTCGAGAGAAGCCTGATCGATGATCAGCCCCGGACCCATGGTGGTGCTCAAGGTCACGCGTTTGACATAGATACCTTTGGACGTGGACGGCTTCAGACGCTTGAGGTCGGACAGCAGCGCCTCGACGTTCTGCTTCAGCTGACCAGCCTCGAAACCAACCTTACCTACGGAGGTATGGATGATGCCGTTCTTATCGGTACGGAAACGTACCTGACCGGCCTTGGCGTTCTTGACGGCGGTCGCAACGTCCGGCGTCACGGTACCAACCTTCGGGTTAGGCATCAGGCCACGCGGGCCGAGAATCTGACCCAACTGGCCGACTACACGCATCGCATCCGGAGAAGCGATGACGACGTCGTAGTTCAGGTCGCCGCCTTTCATTTCGGCAGCCAGCTCGTCCATGCCAACGCGATCAGCGCCCGCAGCCAGAGCAGCTTCAGCAGCCGGGCCCTGGGTGAACACCGCAACGCGAACGGTCTTGCCGGTACCGTTCGGCAGAACGGTAGCGCCACGCACAACCTGATCGGATTTACGCGGATCGACACCCAGGTTGATGGCGATATCGAAGGACTCGGTGAACTTTACAGCCGACAGCTGGGCCAGCAGCGTAGCGGCGTCTTCGAACGCGTACTGCTTGCCAGCTTCGATCTTCTCGGCGAAAGCCTTCTGACGCTTGGTCAACTTAGCCATTACACACCCTCCACGGTCAGGCCCATGCTGCGAGCGGAGCCGGCGATGGTACGCACGGCAGCCTCGAGATCAGCAGCGGTAAGATCAGCGTTCTTGGTCTTCGCGATCTCTTCCAGCTGCGCACGCGTCACGGTGCCGACCTTCTGGGTGTTCGGACGAGCAGAACCACTAGTGATGCCAGCCGCCTTCTTCAGCAGAACGGCAGCAGGCGTGCTCTTGG is a genomic window of Stutzerimonas stutzeri containing:
- the rplK gene encoding 50S ribosomal protein L11; translated protein: MAKKIQAYIKLQVKAGQANPSPPVGPALGQHGVNIMEFCKAFNARTQGQEAGLPTPVIITVYSDRSFTFETKSTPAAVLLKKAAGITSGSARPNTQKVGTVTRAQLEEIAKTKNADLTAADLEAAVRTIAGSARSMGLTVEGV
- the rpoB gene encoding DNA-directed RNA polymerase subunit beta, yielding MAYSYTEKKRIRKDFSKLPHVMDVPYLLAIQLDSYREFLQAGATKDQFRDIGLHAAFKSVFPIISYSGNAALEYVGYRLGDPAFDVKECVLRGVTFAVPLRVKVRLIIFDKESSSKAIKDIKEQEVYMGEIPLMTENGTFIINGTERVIVSQLHRSPGVFFDHDRGKTHSSGKLLYSARIIPYRGSWLDFEFDPKDAVFVRIDRRRKLPASVLLRALNYSTEEILDAFYDTNVFHVKGEALSLELVPQRLRGEIASFDIKDESGKVIVEQGRRITARHINQLDKSGIKALEMPMDYVLGRTTAKAIVHPATGEIIAECNTELTVEVLAKLVKAQVVRFETLYTNDIDCGPFISDTLKIDSTTNQLEALVEIYRMMRPGEPPTKDAAETLFNNLFFASERYDLSAVGRMKFNRRIGRTEIEGSGVLSREDIVAVLKTLVDIRNGKGVVDDIDHLGNRRVRCVGEMAENQFRVGLVRVERAVKERLSMAESEGLMPQDLINAKPVAAAVKEFFGSSQLSQFMDQNNPLSEITHKRRVSALGPGGLTRERAGFEVRDVHPTHYGRVCPIETPEGPNIGLINSLAAYARTNQYGFLESPYRVVKEGEVTDEIVFLSAIEEADHVIAQASAKLDGRKLVDELVAVRHQNEFTVKAPEDVTLMDVSPKQVVSVAASLIPFLEHDDANRALMGSNMQRQAVPTLRSDKPLVGTGMERNVARDSGVCVVARRGGVIDSVDASRVVVRVHDAEVEPGEAGVDIYNLTKYTRSNQNTCINQRPLVSKGDIVQRGDIMADGPSTDMGELALGQNMRVAFMPWNGYNFEDSILLSERVVQEDRFTTIHIQELTCVSRDTKLGPEEITADIPNVGEAALNKLDEAGIVYVGAEVGAGDILVGKVTPKGETQLTPEEKLLRAIFGEKASDVKDTSLRVPTGTKGTVIDVQVFIRDGVERDSRALAIEKMQLDEIRKDLNEEFRIVEGATFERLRSALVGASAEGGAGLKKGTVITDEILDGLEHGQWFKLRMADDSLNEQLEKAQAYISDRRQLLDDKFEDKKRKLQQGDDLAPGVLKIVKVYLAIKRRIQPGDKMAGRHGNKGVVSVIMPVEDMPHDANGTPVDIVLNPLGVPSRMNVGQILETHLGLAAKGLGEKINRMLDEQRKVAELRKFLTEIYNEIGGRQENLDEFSDQEVLDLAKNLRGGVPMATPVFDGAKEREIKAMLKLADLPESGQMQLFDGRTGNKFERTTTVGYMYMLKLNHLVDDKMHARSTGSYSLVTQQPLGGKAQFGGQRFGEMEVWALEAYGAAYTLQEMLTVKSDDVNGRTKMYKNIVDGDHRMEPGMPESFNVLIKEIRSLGIDIDLETE
- the rplA gene encoding 50S ribosomal protein L1 yields the protein MAKLTKRQKAFAEKIEAGKQYAFEDAATLLAQLSAVKFTESFDIAINLGVDPRKSDQVVRGATVLPNGTGKTVRVAVFTQGPAAEAALAAGADRVGMDELAAEMKGGDLNYDVVIASPDAMRVVGQLGQILGPRGLMPNPKVGTVTPDVATAVKNAKAGQVRFRTDKNGIIHTSVGKVGFEAGQLKQNVEALLSDLKRLKPSTSKGIYVKRVTLSTTMGPGLIIDQASLEA
- the rplJ gene encoding 50S ribosomal protein L10, whose product is MAIKLEDKKAIVAEVNEAAKAALSAVVADARGVTVGAMTGLRKEAREAGVYVRVVRNTLLRRAVEGTQYDVLSDVFKGPTLIAFSNEHPGAAARIFKEFAKGQDKFEIKAAAFEGQFIAANQIDALATLPTYDEAISQLMSVIQGATSKLARTLAAVRDQKEAAAA
- the rplL gene encoding 50S ribosomal protein L7/L12; the encoded protein is MALTNEDIINAVSEMSVMQVVELIKAMEEKFGVTAAAATVAAAGPAAAAAEEQTEFTVVLAEAGEKKVNVIKAVRELTGLGLKEAKAVVDGAPGVVKEGVSKDEAEAAKKALEEAGAKVELK